The following proteins come from a genomic window of Anaerolineae bacterium:
- a CDS encoding bifunctional riboflavin kinase/FAD synthetase, whose translation MQHYRSLEGVHLQGAWLTIGAFDGVHLGHRAIIEPFVAEAHAAGAPAVVLTFFPHPSVVLQRQQRPFYLSTPEEKAELLGALGVDVVITHRFNRRVAALSARAFMERLKAHLGLRMLWVGYDFALGRNREGDIPTLKRLGEELGYQVHVMEAVTLNGEVISSSRIRTLLSAGQVEEAARLLGRPYQVTGKVVQGDGRGRQLGFPTANLKIWARRMVPGPGVYVAQARLADGGTWGAVVNVGVRPTFEAQPRAPWVEAHLLGFQGDLYGRCLTLAFLHRLREERPFPSPEALAEQIRRDVRRAEEMLAHVR comes from the coding sequence GTTCACCTGCAAGGGGCCTGGTTGACCATCGGCGCGTTCGACGGGGTGCATTTGGGTCATCGGGCCATCATCGAGCCTTTTGTGGCCGAGGCCCATGCGGCAGGTGCCCCGGCGGTGGTGTTGACCTTCTTCCCGCACCCTTCGGTGGTGTTACAGCGGCAGCAACGCCCTTTTTACCTCAGCACGCCTGAGGAGAAGGCCGAGTTGCTGGGCGCGTTGGGAGTGGATGTGGTCATCACCCATCGCTTCAACCGGCGGGTGGCGGCGTTGTCGGCCCGGGCTTTCATGGAGCGTCTCAAGGCCCATCTGGGATTGCGCATGCTGTGGGTGGGTTACGATTTTGCCTTAGGGCGCAACCGTGAGGGCGATATCCCCACCTTGAAGCGCCTGGGGGAGGAGTTGGGGTATCAGGTCCATGTGATGGAGGCCGTCACCCTGAACGGGGAGGTGATTTCTTCCTCTCGCATCCGGACGCTGTTGAGCGCCGGTCAGGTGGAGGAAGCGGCGCGTTTGTTGGGGCGACCTTATCAGGTGACGGGCAAGGTGGTGCAGGGAGATGGCCGGGGGCGTCAGTTGGGGTTCCCCACGGCCAATTTGAAGATTTGGGCGCGGCGGATGGTGCCTGGCCCAGGGGTCTATGTGGCCCAGGCCCGGCTGGCCGACGGCGGCACCTGGGGGGCGGTGGTCAATGTGGGGGTACGGCCCACTTTTGAGGCTCAGCCCCGGGCCCCGTGGGTGGAGGCCCACCTGTTAGGGTTTCAAGGGGACCTCTATGGGCGGTGTCTGACCCTGGCGTTTCTCCACCGCCTGCGGGAGGAACGCCCTTTCCCCTCTCCAGAGGCTCTGGCCGAACAGATCCGCCGGGATGTCCGGCGCGCGGAGGAGATGCTGGCGCATGTCCGCTAA